One Oncorhynchus mykiss isolate Arlee chromosome 25, USDA_OmykA_1.1, whole genome shotgun sequence genomic window, GTTAGTTAACATCGCGTCACGTAATCCTACTCCATGTGGGAAATCTACTCAAAATATTGACTTATATATTTTTTGGGCAATAATTCAGAACATTGAGAGTTTATTGCTTCTGATTCTACATGTAATGTTATTTTCCATATTCATATTTTAGGCCTAGCCTATATGTCAATATTTAGCATGAGTAAATGCTTATTCAATGTAAATGTTCAGAAGAAATTGATTTTTGTAAGCTGTAAAAAAAGTGTCAGAtttggagtgctgatctaggatcaggtcccccccccTTTACAAGCAGAAACTTGTCATCCTTCTGAGGGTTTATCACAGGAGTATTGAATACTAAAATCACTGAAGAAAATTAAACACaagttacatacagtacaatCAACACAATGTGGATTACCTTGGACTTGATATTACTCATTATTATATAGGTGTATGGAATTGTGCACTGATGCAAGGCTTTTTAAAAACAATTGTTTATTTTGTCCTCTTTTCTGCTGAGAACACACCAGTAAAAGCACAAAAAGCTGAATCGAGTATCTACAACAAAAAAAGGTCACATTCGCTGGAGCTTGTTAGATGTAAACAGGCAGTCAACCACTGGACTGACAAATGGTTTGGTAAAAATAGCGTTGGTTCATGGTTGGTTAAGAAATATGACATGGGAAAGCAGGGTAAAAAGTGTTTACAATCCACCACATAAGGACAAATCCCTGAGACTTAAAAGCAGTGTCTTTCACATTTACATCTAAAATCCCACTGATAACACTGGTGTTAAAAAAGGttgttttttattaaaaaaaataaaaactaattGTCACTGTCCCAACTTCCAACAGATTAGACACAGCTCTACagtccagggcctgtattcacaaagcacGAGTGCTAATCTAATATCCGTTTTTGCCTTTCAGATCATTATGAATAAGAGTGGTCCTGGTCCTAGACCATCCCTTCTACTGGCAGACGGTTTGTGAATACATGCCCTGAAATCAGACTCAAGCTTCCTTGTTTTTGGAACATGGTTTAGGGTACAAAGAAGCTCCTCTCCATCTTGTCTTCCAGACACTTGCAGTTCTAGATATGGAATGCCTGataataaaaacaagaaaatcattGAATACTTGACACTTAGCCCTGCTATACAATCAAGTTGCACAATATGCATGAGTTATGAAAGCTCACCTGCAATGATCACTCTATACTgatcagggttgggttcaatTCCATGTCAATTCAGCAAGTACACAAATTCCATTGAATTTCCTTAACTGAAATTCAAACTGTCCCCAAGCCTGACACTGTTCTGAAACCGGGCACTGGGTAGGACACTACCTCAGCTAGCTTGGAACCCAGCTTGGGGAAGAAGAGGTTTGTTTGGAGCTGGAGAATCCCCCTCCTGTACTTAAGTTATTAGTGGTCTGAGTACCAGAGCGCAGGGGAGAGCGGTCAAAACATAAGCCAAGGCAGTCAGCGTCCATCAGCTCATTACGTATGTCACAGTCCGGCCTGCCGTTGAACACCTCCAGATCAGGGTCTGAAGGTATTGGGAAGTGGTCCTGAGCATTCAACTGCAAAAGGCTTCCAGATCTGCCGTTGGTACCAGAGCCACCAAGCTGCATACAATAATTTCTACTGGGAGATGGGAGGTGCTGGAGAATCTGGTTGGCCTGCTGGGCCAATTCATTGCTTGAGCACAAGATTTCATTGTCAGGTGTTGACAAGCCAGCCTGAGCCCACCAACCGGGCACTGGGGGAGTCTGTGAATTTGGACCTGCAGCACAGTCCCGGATTGATGATGACATAGGGTCCTTGCGGAGTAGCATAGCATTCCGCTGGTAATTCAGGGGCAAAGTCACAGAGGCGCTGGCTTGTGACATCATCGGGTCAGAGTGTGTGAGCATGACGTCACTGACATGGCTGCCATGGGTCTCCAGGTTCATTTGGTCTTGCAGAGTGTGGTGGTTGTTGAAACGAGAGGACAGGCAGGAGAAGGAAGCTTGGTGGTTCTCCTGGATGGTCTGCATGGGGGACTGACGTAGGGAGGCCACTGAGGAGGGTGGAGGGCTGAGCAGGAAGATGGTGCCGGGAGGGCCGAAGCTGCCGGAGGACGGGACGACCAGACTACTGCTGCTTCCTGGACACGTGTAGGTAAACACTGAGCTCCCCGTCTGATTGGTTCTGCTCTCCACTTCCTGCCCCTGGGGCTGCTGGGACGCCGTCAGGCTGATGTTGTCAAGAAAGTCGCCCATCAGGTGGTCAGGGAGCCCGTCGTTGAGGTTCATAGTAAGGGCCATGTCGCCCAGACCGAGGGTGGCGGTGGAGGGGGACAATCTGCTGGGACTGGAGTAGAGGGGCGCGATCGAGTCGTCATCCAGAGGCTCGTCCAGTTCCGGGTTGGCCAGGATAGGGGAGAGGCGGCCACTGACCGTGCTGGCGTTGGAGTTGGTACGTGACCTGAAGTCTGTCCAGGTGTCCAGTTCGTCGCTGCTGCGAGACGTCGGACTTCCTGTCCACTTGGACAGGCTAGAGGACAAAGATAAACTCTCGGAGCTGCCATCTTGGAAGGTCTGTAGGCCTAGAGATGCCTTCTTCGCGGCTCGGCCTCGAGCACCTTTGATCAGCTTGTTGCCGTTGTCCATGGATACGGCCCGTCGTCGTGGAGCTTTGCCACTTTTCCCAACCTCTGGGTTGACCATCCACCAGGAACTCTTCCCCGTTCCTTCATTATGCACCCGCATAAAtcgactgtggagagagaggttgTGTCGGATGGAGTTCTGGAGACAGAGGAAAGGGTTGGTTAGAATTAGGTCACTTCAGTTGTGTAATTAGTGTTACTACACAGGTTTAAGAGCAACACTATAACGTGATCATTTTTTTAATGGTGTGAGCCCAATACACTTGGATTTAGCAGTTTTGATTTAATTGCTGATGCAAATTTGTGAATTATCTTTGATGTTAAAGATTATTGGCGGTAAGTGGTAACTTCGCTCCAAAAAGTTGTTATTCATATGGAGACTTATGATATTCTCCACAACCTCTGTACTCAATTAAACAAACTGGGCACTAAGCAGAAAAGCTAAATAAAAGGAGGAAACACTAATATACACTGGttattacagtattacaataTATGGATACAGTATTCCACTGCAGTTAGTTACACAATGTGTTTGTCTTCTGGGAGATACAGTATTCTACTGCAGCTGTGACCTATTTTCTGTCTTCTGGAAAAGGTCTAATGGCGTTCCCTGGAGATATTCTCAACCATGTAGCGTTTAAATGAAAGTCTGTATTCAGGCTACACTAACAGAGTGCTGCAGAGGAACCAGCGCAGTAAGTCATCTCCGGCACTGCAGCACCAGGGCTCAGAGGGCTGGGCTAATGAGATGTATGGATGGGAGTGGTTCTAGTCTCCCATTTAGGGTAGCGTTAGCTGACCGCTTGATTGGTGGTATACAAATTAGATATGTCCCATATGGTTTTAGGTTTAATTTTTTCTGCATAATAGCCTTCGGTAAGCATTCCGCTAGAATCACCTAATAGTCTACAAAGCTGGGAAGTTCTGTGATGTGAGAGATATGACTGACCAAGCCTGTCCACGATGTACTGTGTGTCATTGGGCCTGACCAAGCCGGTCTAGATTTTACTTTGGGTCAATGGGCTGGTcttgtgaaatcaaactgttagCAAAGCCCTCGCTTACTCCAAGCCAATTAATTACAGGGTTACACCAACCCGTTAACCTTTTCATCACCCAGTCAGTAAGGAGTTAAACATGCTTCTCTTCTCCTTAACTCTTAATAACTCAGCCCGTCTTTCTTTTATGGACTAGCCTGGAAAGGTGGTCATGACTAAGGTTAGCGGATCAGGGTAACACAAACCTACCTCATTAAGATCCAAAATGTATTCTTTGTTACATCATTTCGATTATACATTAAGGAAAATACAATCAAACTACAAAGGCTCATTCTTGAGGACCCATGTAGCCCAATCCAGAACTTTTCCTTGTAGGCCAAGTCATAGAATATAAACATTTGATTGTTGTGATGCCTCAAAAAACTATACAAAGCCTCtaggtgtttttttgttttagctCAGCCGGGACTGATGTCAAAAGGAAGGTAATTATTTGTGGCCGAGACGGTCAAAAGCCCCTTTCCACTCCCACATTCTAGGCTTTTCCAAGATCTTGGAACTTCACGTTGACTATTCAGTTAAATGAATGGCTTTGTTGCCAAGCTATGTAGTTGGAACTCAAGCCCGCTATGGAAGAGTAGGAATAACATTTCCCACAACCCTCAGGCAGCGACAAGTCCCAGCCCATGTATATGAAAACCTCCTCAAAAAAGTATTGTGCAGCGTGCAGACTTCGCATTTCTCTCCCAAGTGCTCTTCCGCGTGGAGAAAGAAACAGGGGTACGCATGTTGGCTTTCTCTTCAAACCTGTCACACCAGTAGGCTAGCTGGCTGGCCAACGTGGCCACATctataaaatttaaaaaaagatgtCCATCCCCATGTCAGTCGACGTGTGCAACACTACCACGAGGCCTGTGAACTGAATACCTTGTAATTAATTCTGCTTTCGTCACTGATATGACATTAAACAAACACATGGTAAACAACCCTCTTCCAGTTGTGGAAAATCTATCAAAATCAAGTCAACTAAGCAACATCCTATGGATCCTCTGATGGAATTGCAGAGTGAAAAGATATGACATCTAAAATGTGATCTCTATACTGTACGTGCTTCCTGTAGAAAGACTGTGCCAAAAGCACCCAGTGTAGTTAGTGCTCCCTTCCCCCACCCTGTCAGCGCACAGCAGCAGCCGGCAGCAGCCTTTAAGCAAAGCCTTGTGAACAGACCGGGCCTCTCCCTCACACTTCTCGCTCTTCCTCCATCCCACATATCTGTCAccctctacacccccccccccccccccccacccctacttCTCTCAGGCTCTCCTGCTATCTCACTGCTGACCAACAGTTTCCAGTCAGCTGATTGATTGTGCTCAGGCCACCAGCCAATGAAAAAAAGGAGGTATGGAGCACAACTGCCAATGGCAAGCCTTCCATTGATTTAAAGCTAATCGTAGTAGGTAGGCCCATAACACTGCATCAGAGCATTAgctagggctggcacaattagctagggctggcacaattagctagggctggcacaattagctagggctggcacaattagctagggctggcacaattatgGTATTATCGTGTAAGTAACCAACAATTACAGACAATAAGGTGAACAAAAACGCATAACGGTCTTAAGTAGACAGTTACCCTAATAGCAGTTTATACTTTCTACATGGAGGGTAAAGTTGTTCATTTTTGGACGAGCGCAGTACAATGGTACAGTCGGGAGTAAAAATCTTTGTTTCCAAAAGTTTCAAGTGGTCAAAACCATTTGTTTTTGAGAAGTGGGTTTCACCAAAAATGTGTTGTATTAATTAAGGATTTCATAGCTCATTGTCAAAGACGCATTATGATGGATTACAAGCTCAACATCTCTCAAACCAAAATGATTACGGTCAATTGCAAGACAATTCATCGTTACCCAAAACTCCAGAACCGTCACATGCCTACAATAGCTACAGCAAAAGGGTTGGTGATCCATCCAGCAAGCTTCACAATGCATAGAATCAATACTCTAAAAATAAGGTTAGTTACATGTTGAACGAGTTGGGTTGACtgcaaggttaaataaaaactacATTCAAGGTTGAATACAAGAACTGGTGTATGACAAAACAGCGATATCACAGTGTGAGCTGGATTAACTACTGTACATcagagataatatgtacatgtatttTTACATGAATTTCACCCCTTATTTGTTACTAAGTCTCTATACagcacattcggaaagtattcatctCCCTTCACTTTCTcaacattgttatgttacagccttattctaaaattgatttacaTTTTCTTTTTTCAAACATAATACCTCATAATAACGAAGTGAATAggttacatttttgcaaatgtattcaaaaaataaaacagaaataccttatttacataagtattcagaccctttgctatgaatttTGAAATATAGCTCagatgcttcctgtttccatttatcatccttgatatgttcctacaacttgatttgagtccacctgtggtaaattcaattgattggacatgatatggaaaggcaGACACCGGCCTATAAAGGATGATAAATGTCCCACAGTTGAGTCTTAAatgaagaagtttgtaaccaccaaaactcttcctagagcaggccgcccggccaaactgagcaattgggggagaagggccttggtcagggaggtgccaagaacatgatggtcactgacagagctccagagttcctttgtggagaagggagaaccttccagaaggacaaccatctctgcagcactccaccaatcaggcctttacagtAGTGGCCAGGCTCCACCTGACAGCctccttggagtttgccaaaaggcacctaaagactctcagaccatgagaaacaagagtctctggcctgaatgccatgcgtcacgtctagaggaaaccagGCAGCACTTAGCACCtagccaataccatccctatggtgaagcatggtggtagcgtcatgctgtggggaagtttttcagcagcagggagaccagccaggatcgagggaaaaatgaacggagcaaagtagagagatccttgatgaaaacctgctccagggcactcaggacctcagactggggtgaagatttaccttccaacaggactacgaccctaagcacacagccaagacagtaggagtggcttcgggacaagtctctgaatgtccttgagtggtccagccagagcccggacttgaacccggtcgaacatctctgtagagacctgaaaatagctgtgcagttatgctccccagccaacctgacagaATTTGAGGGGAACtacagaagaatgggagaaacttcccagaTGCCATGATTCTGAAACAGGTCTTTGAAAACCTCTTTAGGAATGGGTTTTCATTGagggaagggtctgaatacttgtgtaaatgtgatatttttgcaaatgtatataaaaacaaatacatttgtcattgttgggtgttgtgtgaagattgatgagaaaaaaataataatttaatatacatttgaaaaaggctgtaacgtgacaaaatgtggaaaaagtgaaggggtctgaataccttcatTAACCAAACGGTACCGGGGGACCTTAAGACAGATGTTGTGAAGCCTGTGTATAACCACCATGTAtgtgttggtgagagtctcacctttacaCAGAGGGGTTATATTATTGTGTAACCCAAACTGTTCAGACGATCGTGAGAAGAccgatgtctcatggtctgacacaCACCGCTCTAGCTCGGTCATTTCAACGCAGATGCGGAAGTGTTATATAGGCAGATGTGGTGGATTGGGACACAACCAAAAAAAACACAGATCTCTAGCTTAAAGTGATGGATTTATAATGgtgatttttgtattatgctaattagatttccacaTGGGTGCAGACATGGGCCTTATTAAAATGTTCCCCAAATAAGCTTTGttgtacaataaaaaaaaaagttaaaaaaggtcaaatacactatttcaaacagtcagcaataaaCGAATTCAGGGCTTATACCTGGGCTAAAAATAAACCTTCGACAATGATAATTTCATCCAAACAGTTTACCCTTTTTTGCAATAATTACGGATGTGGCTTTGAAGTCTTAAGAAAATGCCCTTTCATTCCTCTTGTAAGATtgttttattttaaactgcatcgTTGGGAATGGCTCGTAAGCATGCATGTCACGGTAAAGGTTACATcaattgtattcggcgcatgtgacaaatacaatttgattttactAACGTGTAGCAGGGCATTACAGAAAATGAACAAACGTCTCGTAAACGATCACTCAAGCACacatgctagtgagtagccagctaatcttcATATTTAAAGTTGAGCCAAATTGGAtccatttgctatctaacagggttatgaacacacccttctgtccatCTCAACTTATTGAACAGCATGCTAACCTGTCCAccttgttcagatgttgaaatcaattggcctaccttatttctcagattgagaacgagttgccaattccttatataaattGTGTTTATGCTTATTGCACAGACTAGACTGCTAGTATAACAGTCTTCGGCTAAAATGctgttagtggtgtgtggtacCGCAATAAACACGACACACTGAGCAAACGTTTTCTAGAATGAATAAAGGTTCATAGATACTCCTATTTGAGTAGTGTCTGCGCCGCATGTAATTTGAGACATAAGGGTGTCATTAAAAAGTCATCTATTACAGTCAAATCATGTCTTCGTGTGTTTAAGCCCAAATGATTGATCTGGTCGGACCAAATCTCAAATGGCGAGTTCAAACCGCTCGTCAGAGAAGAAGTGATCTCTCATCTTTGTTGTAGTGTGTGGCAGGGGGAGAGGATTGGTGTGTGTAAACAGGAAGAGGtgaagcgagaggtttcactctcgccaaaataagcccaatgtgtttctatgggcttattttggacctaaacTTGTCACCTGCCTTCAGCACAACTCCTATTGTTAGgacggagacatgagcatctcctCATTATATccagatctctggtgtaaatgggaaggtACACACAGCACAGGAGTTAAATAGAGGAGACCAAAAAGACAACATGAACGAACCAGCAGACAAATGctcattaaaaaaatacaaataataaaaaatacacgCATTAGGAATATCCtgcaaaacaaatacaaattaaTTTAATGAGTTTGATATATGACCCAGCCCTATGTTATCACTATGATCATTATTCCTTTCCAATGTCTTCTGGAAAACAAGcgtttcactacacccgcaataacatctgctaaatatgtgtatgtgaccaataacatctgctaaatatgtgtatgtgaccaataacatctgctaaacgtgtatgtgaccaataacatctgctaaatatgtgtatgtgaccaataacatctgttaaatatgtgtatgtaaccaataacatctgttaaatatgtgtatgtaaccaataacatctgttaaatatgtgtatgtgaccaataacatctgttaaatatgtgtatgtaaccaataacatctgctaaatatgtgtttgtaaccaataaaatgtgatttaaatGGAGACAAACCTCTATTCCGCATCCAACAGTTGTAACGGATTACAAACCTAGGTTATTTCTAtttccagacccccccccccatttcaatCCAGCAAAGCTGAAGCTTTCATTAGACTTGATTCCATGACGGATGGATTGGTTTTCCAGGCCAAACTAATCCCTGGAATGAAACCGAGGCAGGAgacgagagagagcagagagcctTGCAGACCAACATAGACTGACTAGACTGCGTTTAACCACATAAGGGCACTAGGAGAGGCCTGGGGTGTACTCACTTCGAACCAAGCGGAAGCAAACGGGCCAAAACAGAGACCTACTACCTGAACtcggggaaaaaaacaaaacaaagcatTTATGGgacattgcaaaacattttgctacggtgtgcactaatgaatagcCTAATCAAACCTGGGAAGGGAGTCCCACTAGTCCTCAGCAGCCTAATCATACCTGGGAAGGGAGTCCCACTAGTCCTCAGCAGCCTAATCATACCTGGGAAGGGAGTCCCACTAGTCCTCAGTATCCTAATCATACCTGGGAAGGGAGTCCCACTAGTCCTCAGTAGCCTAATCATACCTGGGAAGGGAGTCCCACTAGTCCTCAGTAGCCTAATCAAACCTGGGAAGGGAGTCCCACTAGTCCTCAGCAGCCtaatcatacagtgccttgcgaaagtattcggcccccttgaactttgcaaccttttgccatatttcaggcttcaaacaaatatataaaactgtatttttttgtgaagaatcaacaacaagtgggacacaatcatgaagtggaacgatatttattggatatttcaaactttaacaaatcaaaaactgaaaaattgggcgtgcaaaattattcagcccctttactttcagtgcagcaaactctctccagatgttcagtgaggatctctgaatgatccaatgttgacctaaatgactaatgatgataaatacaatccacctgtgtgtaatcaagtctccgtataaatgcacctgcactgtgatagtctcagaggtccgttaaaagcgcagagagcatcatgaagaacaaggaacacaccaggcaggtccgagatactgttgtgaagaagtttaaagccggatttggatacaaaaagacttcccaagctttaaacatctcaaggagcactgtgcaagcgataatattgaaatggaaggagtatcagaccactgcaaatctaccaagacctggccgtccctctaaactttcagctcatacaaggagaagactgatcagagatgcagccaagaggcccatgatcactctggatgaactgcagagatctacagctgaggtgggagactctgtccataggacaacaatcagtcgtatattgcacaaatctggcctttatggaagagtggcaagaagaaagccatttcttaaagatatccataaaaagtgtcgtttaaagtttgccacaagccacctgggagacacaccaaacatgtggaagaaggtgctctggtcagaagaaaccaaaattgaactttttggcaacaatgcaaaacgttatgtttggtgtaaaagcaacacagctcatcaccctgaacacaccatacccactgtcaaacatggtggtggcagcatcatggtttgggcctgcttttcttcagcagggacagggaagatggttaaaattgatgggaagatggatggagccaaatacaggaccattctggaagaaaacctgatggagtctgcaaaagacctgagactgggacagagatttgtcttccaacaagacaatgatccaaaacataaagcaaaatctacaatggaatagttcaaaaataaacatatccaggtgttagaatggccaagtcaaagtccagacctgaatccaatcgagaatctgtggaaagaactgaaaactgctgttcacaaatgctctccatccaacctcactgagctcgagctgttttgcaaggaggaatgggaaaaaatttcagtctctcgatgtgcaaaactgatagagacataccccaagcgacttacagctgtaatcgcagcaaaaggtggcgctacaaagtattaacttaagggggctgaataattttgcacgcccaatttttcagtttttgatttgttaaaaaagttttaaatatccaataaatgtcgttccacttcatgattgtgtcccacttgttgattcttcacaaaaaaatacagttttatatctttatgtttgaagcctgaaatgtggcaaaaggtcgcaaagttcaagggggccgaatactttcgcaaggcactgtacctgggaAGGGAGTCCCACTAGTCCTCAGCAGTCTAATCAAACCTGGGAAGGGGGTCCCACTAGTCTAATCATACCTGGGAAGGGAGTCCCACTAGTCTAATCATACCTGGGAAGGGAGTCCCACTAGTCTAATCATACCTGGGAAGGGAGTCCCACTAGTCTAATCAAACCTGGGAAGGGAGTCCCACTAGTCTAATCAAACCTGGGAAGGGAGTCCCACTAGTCTAATCAAACCTGGGAAGGGAGTCCCACTAGTCCTCAGCAGCCTAATCAAACCTGGGAAGGGAGTCCCACTAGTCTAATCATACCTGGGAAGGGAGTCCCACTAGTCCTCAGCAGCCTAATCATACCTGGGAAGGGAGTCCCACTAGTCCTCAGCAGCCTAATCATACCTGGGAAGGGGGTCCCACTAGTCCTCAGTAGCCTAATCAAACTAATCAAGATCACTATAAAAAGGGACTCATTTGGAACACACTTGTGTTTAACTGCCCCTTGGTTATGATTTTGTAACTGTCAACTGTTCTaataaatccacttaaatcactagcagttttgtatttatttaaaaatatatatatatatatatatatatatatatatatatatatatatataaaaagcaagtcagttaaggacaaattcttatttataatgacggtctaccccgaccaaaccctaacctagacgacgctgggccaattgtactcCACCCTAATGGACTCCCAAatatggccggttgtgatacagcctgaaattgaaccagggtctgtaatgacgcctctagcgctgtaatgcagtgccttagaccgcttctCCTCTTGGGAGCCCAAAACAATTGGTTAGCCTAAAGTGTTTTAAAAGTTGCAACTAGTGACAAAGATTCCGTTACAAGAAGAGTTTGTTGTGATTATTGATTTGCATGGAGGCCTGCAGGCCTGAAGTCCTTTACTACACGGTTTCCCCGGACTCAGTCCTCGGCACGCCAAGGGGAGCAAGTTtgggtttttgccctagcactacacagtggATTCAAAATAATCAACAAGCTTTGGTAATTTGAACCAGCCGTGTAGTACTACGGCCAAAAACGTGTACCCCTTGGGGTCCTGAGGACCGAGTTggttttttcccctctctctctctctcaacactgcTCTACTGCATGCAAATACCCTTAGTCTCAGGTTgacactagttaccacagccacaacgGCTAGATCGTTTTCAGTTCATTTTTACAATGTTATGAATTTAAGGTTAGGCTACCCCATTCATAGACGCAAACTGTTTTAGCGCCTATTGACAAAAGTATCTTCTGACTGGGAGAGTTTTGTTAAGCACCCTGATGCTTGATGTAAACATTAACACGTCGCTTGCAGCACTGTTTTGGAAATAAAGAACATATATTTGGGATATCAGCAGGAAATACGTTTTTTAAAAAAGAGGTTCAATTACTACACAACTCTTTATAGGGTTAGCGTTCCCACACGGCCAAATCTCCATGTTACAGACCTTATATACAGATTAGCGAT contains:
- the LOC110505866 gene encoding forkhead box protein O3; translated protein: MAEVPHNDIDIDPDFEPQKRPRSCTWPLPRPESNTGKPESNDDIIPEDEEDYVTAPSISSSTPVNNLNGGITIPQNTNNLSEHQTLPITTKKEVLTPTSKEEAGSSQTHAITALNGLASQPRKSSTRRNAWGNYSYADLIAQAIESSPDQRLTLAQIYDWMVRSVAYFKDKGDSNSSAGWKNSIRHNLSLHSRFMRVHNEGTGKSSWWMVNPEVGKSGKAPRRRAVSMDNGNKLIKGARGRAAKKASLGLQTFQDGSSESLSLSSSLSKWTGSPTSRSSDELDTWTDFRSRTNSNASTVSGRLSPILANPELDEPLDDDSIAPLYSSPSRLSPSTATLGLGDMALTMNLNDGLPDHLMGDFLDNISLTASQQPQGQEVESRTNQTGSSVFTYTCPGSSSSLVVPSSGSFGPPGTIFLLSPPPSSVASLRQSPMQTIQENHQASFSCLSSRFNNHHTLQDQMNLETHGSHVSDVMLTHSDPMMSQASASVTLPLNYQRNAMLLRKDPMSSSIRDCAAGPNSQTPPVPGWWAQAGLSTPDNEILCSSNELAQQANQILQHLPSPSRNYCMQLGGSGTNGRSGSLLQLNAQDHFPIPSDPDLEVFNGRPDCDIRNELMDADCLGLCFDRSPLRSGTQTTNNLSTGGGFSSSKQTSSSPSWVPS